The window TCGGGCGTCTCGTCCATGACCCGGCGGTCGGGTGGCGGCCTGTTATCGGTTGCCCCGACGGTCGATGAGCCCGGCGGCACCGGCGTGCCGGGCGGTCGGGAGCTGGCTCAGTGCCGCCGGCACGCCCCGAGGGCGACGAGACCGGCGGCGAGAAGCGCCGCGAGGGCGCCGAAGCCGTCGCCGGCCGCGCCGGTCGGCGTCACCGGCGACCCGGTCGCCGTCGCGGACGGGGCCGCTCCCGCCGTACTCTCGGCGTCGGGGGCGGCACCGCTCCGGGCACCGCTTTCGGTACCCCGACCCGCGTCGCCGCTCCCGGTCGCCGTCGCGGGAGTGGCAGTGCCGGAACCGTCGCCGGAGCCACGCCGCTCGCCGGCCGTCGGCGTCGAATCGCGGGCCCTGACGGTCGTCGCGCGAGTGCCAGCCTCGACGGGGTACTCGCCAGGGGCGTCGAACGTCACGGTGCCGGCCAGTGTGGCGGACTCGCCCGGCGCGAGCCGGAGGGTGCGCTCGGCCACCGGCTCCCTGTCGACAGTGAGCATCACGGTCCCGTCGGCCGGGCGCTCGGCCCGGTTCCGGACGACGGCGCGAACCTCGATGGACTCGCCGACGGCGACGCGCTCGGGAACGGTCAGTTCGGCCACGACGGGCGTCGCCGGCGGTCGGACGGTCACCGCACGGCTGGACTCGCCGAGTCGGAGCTGTGTGTCCGCGGGCGCGTCGAACGGTACCGTCCAGGAGCGGTCGGCCGTGGCGCCGGCGTCGAGTTCGCTCGTCCGGGTCCCGACCGCGCGGTCGCCCCGACGCAACGTGATGGCGAACTCGCCGGCGGCGTCCCCGGTGTTCTCGACCGTCGCGTCGACGACGACCCGTTCGCCCGGGACGAGCGTCGGAAGCCGGTCGACGGTCGTGTTCCGGTAGGGCCCCGCCACGTGGAACTCCTCGAAGCGGTAGTCGAAGTCGGCGAGGCCGCCGAAGACGCGGGCGTACTCCGAGCGGCTCGGCGGTTCAGGCGTCGCGTCGGTCTCCGTGTACCGGCGCGCGACCTCGCGAGATTCGCTCCCGCCGACGGCCCCGACACTGGCGAGGAAGGTCGACTGGTCGAGCTGGCCGCCGTCGGCACGGTCCTGCGCACGGCGGATGGCATCCTGTAGGGTAGCGCTCCCGTCGGTCTCGGCCCGTATCTGCCGGTCGATGGCGGCGAACACCAGCGCGCCCTTCCAGTAGTGGGCGGTCGTCCCGCGCCACGTGTCCGGCTCCGCGAGGACCACGTCGCCGTAGCGCTGGCGCGTCCCGATGTTCAGGTGGCGCTGGAACTGCGAGTAGTTGATTCGACCGCTCCGGAGCGCCCGGCTGGCGGCGTAGTAGTCGGCCATCCCCTCGTACGTCCAGCCCGTCTCCGTCGTCGGGCGATACGTCTGCCGGGTGTGGACGTACTCGTGGGACCAGACGTTCTCCGGGGTGTCGAGGCGCTGCACGTCACGGACCCAGAAATCCTCGGGGCCGCGCTGGAGCCCCGTCGACCCGTACTCGACCCCCTCGGTCGGGGCGATGATGGCGAGGACCTCGTCGTCGGCCGGCCCGAGCGTCATGGTGCGGGCGGTGCCCGCCAGCGCGTCGAGCACGTCGGCCCGGGAGTCACGGAGGCCCGCGGCCTCCGGGACGGCGAGCGTGATTCGTTGCCCTGCGACCTCGCGGGTCGTCGTGTCGACCGGGCCGAGGAAGAGGAGGTTCTCACCGGCCACACCCTCGCCCGCGACCGACTGGTCGGTCCGGATGGGCTGGCGCTGGCCGGTCCCGGAGTAGGTCACGCCGAGGCGCGGGACCTTCGTCAGTGCCCACTCGCCCGCGTCGACGAAGATGTAGCCGCTCGTCTCGGCCCCCTCGCGCCCGCGCGTCACGGTCTCGTTCACAGGCAGCCGATAGGACAGCGACGGCCGGTCGGTCGTCCGCGTCCACTCGTACTGGCGCGAGCCGCGCTGGCTGAACCCCTCGGTGTCCGTGACCGTCACCCCCTCGGGGACCTCCGCGGTCAGCGAGGTGACGCCGTCGGGGATGGTGAACCGGGCGTCGACGCCGATCTCGCCGGGGCGGTCGGGCGTCAGCGACGAGCTGAACGTGATGTGGACGCCGCCGTGTGGCGTCGTGGGGCCGGCCGTCGTGGCCGCGCGCGTGAGCGTGGCGGTTTCGGTCCCGGCCCCCGTCTCCGCGGCCGCCAACCCCGCGAGTGGGACCGAGACGGTGCTCGTGACGACGAGCACCGCGACGAGGACGGAGCGAGCCGCGACCCGGACGCGACGGCGGGACCGTGTCATCTACCGCCCCGTCCGGGCCGGAGCGGCATAACCCCCCGGCGAGCGGCGAGGCTGACCGTGACCCGTCACGGGTGGGCGCTGACAGTCGGGACCGACACCGTGTCCGAGAGCTACTGGATGCCACCTGTCACCGAGGGCCCCAACGGTTTTGCCGCGCGGACGAGTACCGACGCAAAGATGTCCTCCAGCCACGTGGCCGGAAAGCTGCCAGGTGCGGTTCCGGAGGAAGCCGCGGGCTGGGCGGTCGCCGTACTGGGTCTGGCACTCGCCGCGGCCGGCCTCGCCTACCACGCCACCGTGCCGGACAGCGAGTTCTTCATCACGGCGGTCGCGAGCCTGCCGGGAGCCGTGACGGCGGGCCTCTGGTTGGTGGCGCGGAACCGGTGGGTCGAGACGGACCACCAGCCACGACTGCTCCAGTGGTCGCTCATCGGCGGCGGGGTCCTCGGCAGCATCATCATCGTGGTGGCACTGGTTCAGGGGGGCGGGCTGCTGGAGTGGTTCGTCCTGCTCCAGTTCCTCACCGGCGTCGGGACCGCGTCCGGGGTCGCCATCGGCACCAGCGAGGCCCGGAGCGTCGAGGCGGCTCGCCGGGCCGAACGCGCCCGCGTCTCCGCCGAACACGTCCGCGAGGAACGTGACCGTCTCCGGTTCCTCAACAACCTGCTGCGCCACAACGTCCTCAACAAGATGCAGATCGTTCGTGCGTACACCCACGAGGTCGCCGAGCAACAGGACGGTGAGTTCGACGAGGAACTGGAGACGACGATGGAGCAGACCCGCGAGGTCGCCGAGCTCGTCGAGAACGTCCGCCACCTCGTCCGGGCGACGACCGACGACACCCCTCCGCGCCCGGTCGACCTGCGGGCGGCGGTGGAGGCCGCTATCGAGTCCGTCGACCCCGAATCCGGCGGCAGCGTCGAGACCGACGTGCCCGCCGTCACCGTCGAGGGGGACGACCTCCTGAAGTACGTCGTCGAGAACCTCGTCCGGAACGGCTTCCAGCATCACGACCGGGAGAAAGCGACCGTTCGGGTGACGGGGACGGTCGACGGGGGGACGGTCCACCTCCGTGTCAGCGACGACGGCCCCGGTATCCCGAACGGGCTGAAGGACGAGGTGCTGACGGCCGGCGAACACGGCGATAGCGGCCTCGGTCTCTATCTCGCCCGGACCGTCATCGAGGGGTACGGCGGGTCGATGGGTATCCGTGA of the Haloglomus salinum genome contains:
- a CDS encoding sensor histidine kinase — its product is MSSSHVAGKLPGAVPEEAAGWAVAVLGLALAAAGLAYHATVPDSEFFITAVASLPGAVTAGLWLVARNRWVETDHQPRLLQWSLIGGGVLGSIIIVVALVQGGGLLEWFVLLQFLTGVGTASGVAIGTSEARSVEAARRAERARVSAEHVREERDRLRFLNNLLRHNVLNKMQIVRAYTHEVAEQQDGEFDEELETTMEQTREVAELVENVRHLVRATTDDTPPRPVDLRAAVEAAIESVDPESGGSVETDVPAVTVEGDDLLKYVVENLVRNGFQHHDREKATVRVTGTVDGGTVHLRVSDDGPGIPNGLKDEVLTAGEHGDSGLGLYLARTVIEGYGGSMGIRDNEPRGTAVELTLERAEE